One Anguilla rostrata isolate EN2019 chromosome 15, ASM1855537v3, whole genome shotgun sequence genomic window carries:
- the LOC135240620 gene encoding myosin light chain 1, skeletal muscle isoform-like isoform X3: MEDYKEAFGLFDRVGDSKISYDQVADIMRALGQNPTNKAVKTILGNPSAEEMANKRIDFETFLPMLQTVVNDPQKGSFEDYVEGLRVFDKEGNGTVMGAELRIVLQTLGEKMKEEEVDALMAGQEDENGCVNYEAFVKHILSV; encoded by the exons ATGGAAG actACAAAGAGGCCTTCGGGCTCTTTGACAGGGTCGGTGACAGCAAGATTTCGTACGACCAGGTGGCAGACATCATGCGCGCTCTGGGCCAGAACCCCACCAACAAAGCCGTCAAGACGATCCTGGGCAACCCCTCTGCTGAGG AGATGGCCAACAAGAGAATAGACTTCGAGACCTTCCTCCCCATGCTGCAGACAGTGGTGAACGACCCCCAGAAGGGATCTTTTGAAGACTACGTTGAGGGTCTGCGTGTCTTCGACAAGGAGGGCAACGGCACAGTGATGGGCGCTGAGCTGCGCATTGTCCTGCAAACACTGG GAGAGaagatgaaggaggaggaggttgaTGCGCTCATGGCGGGGCAAGAGGACGAGAACGGCTGTGTCAACTATGAGG CCTTTGTCAAACACATCCTGTCTGTGTAA
- the LOC135240620 gene encoding myosin light chain 1, skeletal muscle isoform-like isoform X2, whose product MTTFTADQIEDYKEAFGLFDRVGDSKISYDQVADIMRALGQNPTNKAVKTILGNPSAEEMANKRIDFETFLPMLQTVVNDPQKGSFEDYVEGLRVFDKEGNGTVMGAELRIVLQTLGEKMKEEEVDALMAGQEDENGCVNYEAFVKHILSV is encoded by the exons actACAAAGAGGCCTTCGGGCTCTTTGACAGGGTCGGTGACAGCAAGATTTCGTACGACCAGGTGGCAGACATCATGCGCGCTCTGGGCCAGAACCCCACCAACAAAGCCGTCAAGACGATCCTGGGCAACCCCTCTGCTGAGG AGATGGCCAACAAGAGAATAGACTTCGAGACCTTCCTCCCCATGCTGCAGACAGTGGTGAACGACCCCCAGAAGGGATCTTTTGAAGACTACGTTGAGGGTCTGCGTGTCTTCGACAAGGAGGGCAACGGCACAGTGATGGGCGCTGAGCTGCGCATTGTCCTGCAAACACTGG GAGAGaagatgaaggaggaggaggttgaTGCGCTCATGGCGGGGCAAGAGGACGAGAACGGCTGTGTCAACTATGAGG CCTTTGTCAAACACATCCTGTCTGTGTAA